The Natator depressus isolate rNatDep1 chromosome 25, rNatDep2.hap1, whole genome shotgun sequence genome includes the window GGCGAAGCATGAGTGGGGCCATGCCTGGAtgttttggggaggcacagcctcccccagcctatgatacccgccgcccatgctAGGATCGCTCCCTATGATCTACCCTCTGGGGTTTTGTCCAGTTCAGTTGTACCAGTGGGGGCCCCCACCGCTTCCCTGGGGAGGTGATTTCCACCTACCCTCCTCCCTGCTAGGAAGTTCTCCTGCTCCATGCAGCCTGAACTTCCCTCTGCTGAGTTTCACCCCATTGCTCCTCCCTTTAGGATTGTCCTCTCCTTGGCCACACACTCCTACACTGATCTCACCTTCCCCTgggtcctttcccctccccctattTGGCCCTTTCACCCTGACTCGctaggggaggagcaggagaccAAGCTTCTTAAATTCGTCTCTGATGGGAGCAGCTGCTGTAACATCCAGGGGAGACTCGGGGACAAGCTCATTGGTGGCCAgaaacacccccacccctgacagtTCCCCCTGGAGTCCATGTGGTGACGGTGCGGAAGGATCAGCTGACGTGCCAGGCTGTGTGACTCATGCCAAAGAATTGGGTTTGCAAAAGAGGCATCGCTCCAAGCAGCTGCCCTATGCATTGTTCTCAGCTAGTTTTCTTGTAGCCGGGCAACTAGGGACAGTGATGCCCATCTCCGAGGTTTCTACCACAGGCATTTGCAAGTCCTGGGCCATGCATTCCCGTGCCCACAGAGACGTGAGTCCCTGGGTTAAATGACACCTTCGAGCTGCAGCACGTACCAGGAGCGTCGCCGTCCCAGTGGGAGCCCGGGTGGCTGTTCTGGTCTCTTCTGGCAGGAAATCCAACCTGTGAAGCAGAAGAATCAGACCTCGGTCCATGCAGCCAGCACACATGATGCAGGAGGTTTGTTTCCCCTCCACACGTGGCGAAGGGGTGGGCATGTGATATGGAGACCCAGGCAGTGGACAGGGAGATGCGTTAGGTGGAGGTGTGAGGACAGCTGAATACCCCGGCTTTGCTCGCTGCCTCCTCAGGGCCTCCACCCCTTTCTGGCAAATGGAAACCGGTGCTAGGCCCAGAAACACAGCCTGGAGGTCACAGCTCGTGGTCACATGGAAGTGTGCAGCAGGTCCCCCCCGTGACCCCCAGGAGCTCCTTCACCCCTGCACGCTTCAGCTCCCTCCTCTGTATAATGGGGTGATGCGGCCCGTGTGGGGTGACACAGCCTGTGAGAGATCGAGGCGGTTAGTGACGGCCAGTGCAGGGACCGTGGGATTGGCGCGCCTCCGTCCCTCCTGTTCTTTGCCTGTTGCACGCCATTGCTtcgtctcctgagggctgtaacaCGTTCATCTGgggtttagtggcctgtgatgtgcagagGATCGAacgctcccttctggccttaaacgcgATGAACCGATGACTCGAGGGCTAGAGCTTTTGGTAAAATCCCACGCAGCCTTCAGAGGCTGTGACAGTCTTTACTGCTGGACAACAGACCCCTCAAGCCACAGAGGAGGCCATAGAGCTGTATGGGGCTCTCCCTGATGGACCCACCTCCATCCCTGACCCCAGAAGCTATTCTAGAGACACTCCTGGCCTGACCCCGCACCAGGCACTCACTGGGGGAGTCCTCGATGGGGACAAGAACAAGGTTTGGTTTCCAGCTTTCAGCATCAGGGGAAAAGGCTCGGTTCAACACAGGAGGTTCTGGGTGCAAccgtggggtggggaggttgtgAGGCTGGGGGGAATCGGGGAAGCTGCACAGCCAAGCGTGCTGACTGCAGGATTCACCTGGCTGAAGTGACCGGCACAGGAGGGCTGGGAGTGCGCGTGGCCCAGCAACATTCCATGCCTGAGCCGAGAGTCGACGAGTCCCCCCAGGGGAGGCTCCTTCCCCGGGATGCTGTTGTAGTAATCGTGTTCGGCCATCTCCTCTTCATCGCCCCACGCGGATTCCTCGGTCCCCATTACCCTGTGCAACAGAGAACACGGGAGTTAGGGAATGTGGTTAGACTCCAGAGCTGGAGCATCAGAGCACCCAGAGATTGGCAACCCAGCACCCAGGCCCAGAGCATCCCCAGATCTAGCACCCAGGGCACCAAGAGCCAGGGCATCTCATGATCTAGGACCCAGGGCATGATAGCACCTAGTACTGAGAGCACCCTGGACCTAGCACCCCTAGCTGTGACAAAACCCACAGACAGGGTCACCGTCGTATGGAGCATGCTGCAGGGCCCTGTATCTTGTGATGCAGAGAATGGTAACACCCCAATGCACCGGGCAGAGGACGGTCCCGTTCTTCCACCAACAGCCCTGCTGGGGGCTTGAAGTAGCTCAGGTCCTGCTCAGGTGGTGACTGCAAAGCAGTTCCATGAAGGCTTGGCAGTGTGAACGCCACCTTGTCCCCGAGTCTGGAGAGCACCTGGTGGGACCGGTAGGAAGTGGCTGGGATGCCAGGTCACTTGCCAGCATAAGGGATGGATGAACGTGGGGGTAGAAGGCTGCAAGGCCTCATTCACCTGGACCAGCTTTGGGAATATGCCTCGGAATTGCTGCCCAGGATAAGGTGAGAAGGTGCAGACCTGCATAAAAGCAGGCCCAGTCTGGCCAGGGCGACCCCAGAGCAGAAATCTGGGTTCCCAGCAGCACCAACAGGCCCCGTGTCTCTCACCCCCCCTACCTGTCCGGCGGCACCACCACCTTGGGGGGGCTGTGCAGATACTGCTTGAAGCGCAGCTCGAAGGCCTGTCCCACCGTGTTGATGATGCTCTGAGCCAGCCCGTCACAGCACTCCAGGATGTGGCACGCTGCCCGGCAGGGAGGGAGACACAGACACATCAGGCGGGGCATCTGAGACCTTTATCCCACGGCAGGACTGGGCACGAGGCCCCCCGGGTGACATATGGCATGGGACACCCATCGCTTTAAGGTGAAATGGGGCCAGTCTTGCCTGGGTCATAATTAACTGCCCCCTCGCCTGAGGAGGTGGGACTAATGGGGTCAGGTGTCTGCATGGCGAACACCTGGGCCTCATCAAAAGGCTTGAGagagaagggatggggaaggaagctGTAGACCAGGCTGCTGTTGGAAGCAGGGATGTCCCTGAGAGAAGTCGTAGCAGATCCAGGGGAAAGGAGCCTCCAGAGTGGAAGAATCCCTGCAAGGCCACGTGCTGGCAGGAGGGGCGCTCCGGTGGTGAGTTCCCCAGTTACACTCCGCACAATAAATGCACAAGAGGTCGTGCGGGGAGCCCTTCTCCATACTTTTGGCCAACATGGGTCTCCTGGTTAGCCTTGATCCTTCCTTGCTTATCACCCCTCTTTGTTACCCCCCTGTGTcctctcacccctgccctgctcaccTCTTTGGTTAATGGGATCCTTTGCCACATAGGCCACATAGTCTGTCATGTcctggagagaaagggagagtCAGGGAAGGAAGGGTTTTGTGGCTATCATTCCTGGGGCCCGGGATCTGGCCTGCAGGCTAAGGGTCGGAGGGGCTTGAGGCAGGGCTATGAATCTGGGTGTGAAGGGGAATGAGCCACAATCCTCTGGCTGGCAGATCCCCCTTCCCCAGGCAACGTGGGTGTAGGTCCCTGCTCTGATACACTCCCTCCTTGGCTGGTGAGGGCCAGGGAGGGCTGCAGAGACAGCGAGGGTTACCCGGTGCTGGGCCTCaccccattgccccagggcaATCTGCCCTCCGTAGTGCCCACCGGGGGCCAGCTCCCTGGGGCTGACTGAGGGAGGACTGCCCTCTCGTGGCTGCAGCCCAAAGAGGAGATAAAGGACATACTACCCCTGGTAGCTGCAGGAGCTTATGTAGGGGGTGGCTAGGCTTTGGGGGTGAAAGAAGCAGGGGTCCAGGCCCCAATCCttgaaggagggagagagggacagGGGGAGCAAATTGCCTGTTGCCTGCAGGGATGGAATCTCATTGTACTGTCAGGCTCTGCGAAGGGGGTTTGCTCTGGCGGACAAGTGCACTCAGGGCATGGGGGCCAGGAAGCGGCGTGTGTCCCTCTGCAGCGCCCCCCTCTGGTCAGTGCAGGTATGGCATGGCAGGTCACTGCTTTGTGGATAGGGGTAGACACTCCTCTGTGGGAGAGCCCTGGACCAACCAACCGGCCAGAGAGGCGTTTCTCTGGCTACCCTGGCCTTTCCCTGCTTCTTTGTTGTCTCCTCAGGGCTTAGGAGCTGTTACAAGGCCcagctggagagggagagaggccaGGCAGGACCCCTGAGCTCTCAGAGTAGGAAACAAGTTGAGGGGGAGGGGACTtgccttccccccgccccgggtTACCACCGTTGAAATGCAAAATACTGGCAACCCCCCATCCACAAAGCAGGCCTGTCACAACCCCAGCCACAAGGCAACTCCACAgcgcccccccaccaccacccccaacagCCACTGATAGTATCTAGAGAGAGGACACCTGTAGACAAGACGGATAATCATCGCGGGTCTCCTCACTGTCCCATCACTCAAACCCTGTCTCACACACCCATGCGCAGGGCGGACGGCTGCTGTATTTGCAACGGTTTTGCTCTGTTGTCACTTACACCATGGAAGTGGGAACACGGCAGCATCTTTCGCTGGCCGCGGACACTTTGAACATGAGCTGTCCCAGCGTCGTGCGAGAATACTGCAAAGCTTTAGacccatgttttaaaaaaaaaaaccccacaaaaaatcTGGccgtttaaattatttttctggcaaaacCATAAAAAAACCCAGAGAGGCTGGTCATATAACAGCCAGTTGggagccctcccacacccagccgTCGGTGCCCAGGACTGAGGCTGCAGCAGGCAGAAGCTGGTCCACTGGCAGTGTGATTGTTGCTGCCCGTTGATCACCGCCAGAGGcaaaagaaactgaggcaggggggagagaagagagggatGCAAAGGGGGCGAggaagaaggagggggaggaggagatgcaGAAGGGAGCGGGGCCGTGAGGAGCTGGCGACTCCTCTAATCTCCACGCACCGAGGGCGGCCCTTACCGTGTCTCCTCCCGAGGCAAAGGAGATGGACTGCATGTGATGGTTGGCAATGATCTGCAGGGGACAGAGGCAGGTGTTAAATATCTTTGGAAAGGTCGCTGGGAGGCTCTGGAATCGCTCAGCGCAGTGGCTCGGTagagcggggggagggtggggatggaCCCGCCACCAGCCCATGCCGAAAGTCGATGCTCTGGGAACCGTCCTGGCTTTCCTCTGCTGTTGGGGGGAGGCGGGAGCTAGGCAGGCTATATCCACCCCAACCGGCCTAGGGCATGTAGGCTGTGGCTCGTCGAATGGACACGCCTGCCTCCTGCTGGCGAGCGTGGTTGGTTCTGAAACGccagcttcccctccctgctcggATCGCAGCCGGGAATCCCCCTCTCCCATCATATCGCCACCCTGTGGAGCCTTACCGGCTTGCCTGACTGTTTAAAGGGGATAAAACAACATGGGGGCTTGCAAGAGCAAAGggtggcctagtggttggagcacaggcctggcagctgggcccacctgagttctaatccctgCCCTGATACTAGCTCCCCATCCTGTGTAACCCTGAGTTGTTCTATCCTTGTGCTCTGAGGATAAGCAAGGTGCTGCTCACCTGCCCTCTAGAGCTAGATACGCTGATCCCCAAATTGGGTGGGGCCCAGCTCCGGGGGTTGGGCTCACCCCGTATAGGGACAGGTGTTCGGGTGCCTCTCTGTCACCCCGGAGTGGATCCTCTGCATTGGGCGAATGATGCTGGATTTACAGCGGtgaagctgagagcagaatttagccccagATCTGAATGTTGGAGCTGGCCTCTCACTTTCCCAGTGTCTGGGGTTTCACCATGGAGGGGGCGGAGTTGCAGAGGACGCTCGGAGGGAGAATACCCAGGAACAACGAGATGAAATTGAGCAAAAGGAGGTGTAAATGGAGGCTGAATGGCCAAAGGATGTTCCTAGCAGTCGGCATGGAATCATCTCTGCAAGGGGGCACCCCATCGCTTGGGATACGGAAAGCTCGACTGGCCAGAGCACTAGAGAAGGACCCTATATGGGGTTGGGTGGACTTGGCAATTCTGTGCCTGTGCAAAgccccagaagcagtggcacaacttagagcagcctcaaggctgctctaacctgCGCTAGGGGCTGCACAAGTCCCACTGGATAGGCGAGGTGCAAGCAGCCTcccctctgtccctgtcccaactGGTCCTAGATCTCCATGCCCCAGGGGAGCCATCGGAGCACTTGGGTGGGCACTAACCTGCCGGGTGGTGGGGATCATGAGGTTGAGCCCGTCGATGGAGATGTTGACAGTGATGCTCATCCCAGCGAAGTGCAGATTGTTCTTGCCCAGGATGGAGAAGAGGGCTTTGTTAGGcgcctggggagggagaaaagggcTGGAGGGTCATCGCCTCATCCAGGGTAACACTGGGTGCTGCGCTCAGCTAACCAGACAGGGCGATGGCGGGGGGACAGTGCAGGAAGCTTCTGCAACTCTGCTGAGCTGAACCAGCCCCGGCGCAGTCAGCGAAGTGTCCAGCTTCCTGCCTGCAGACAACCGCTCTGCGCAGGTCAACAGTGCTGGGAAGGGGATCCTAGGGGAGAGTGCTCCGAGGATGCTGGGGGAGAGATCCCAGAACCTGAACCTGCCTTAATAACCCTTAACCACGTCTGCCCAGGGTCTGCAAAGCCAAGTCGGCATCATcagccctgttttacagatggggaaagtgaggcacggTTACCCACCTTCTTCTTCCAGGCCCCTTTGACCCCGGGCACCGCCTCGTACAGTCTGTTGATGGCTTCCCTGCAAGCAAAGAATCAAGCAGTCTGCAGTTAATCCTCCAGCCCCCGTGGCGAGACTGGGTCAGTGGGACCTgacctaccccaccccacccctgctgctaAAATGCTACCACCTGCATTGTCTGGAGGGGTGCACCGGGGACTCTTGCAATGACTGTTGGGGCGGGAACAGCTGGTCCACATCACCTGTGGCTGGGGGCACTTCCCCAGGCTTCCTTTGTTAGCGAGCTGGGAGAGAGCCCCCCCGCCTCAGGCTGGGATCCTTCCCTCCAGGATCCCAGCCCCCGGGGATGCTGCGCTCCGACAGCTTTCAAGGGGCCCAGTTCAGCCTCGGTCAGCACCTGCAGCGTTTGTCCTGCTTGCCGGACACCCGGCCCCGATGTGGGGTAAATATGGAGGTCTCCCCACATGCAGAAGCTACATGGAGCCGGCGGGTCCCTGAGTCCCAGCTAGCAGCTCGGCCTGCTCCCCAAGCCCACGGAGTCCACGCGCCCGAGAGAGACGTCTCCCAGGGACCTCGTCCCCATCCCCAGGACTTGGATGGAGGCTGCCTCCATGCGTGTCCCCCGGCGCCGTCACCCTCTGCCTGCTCCGTGCTCCTGCTGCTCCCACGGCGCTGCGGGGACAGGACCATCAATACGCCGTGGCTGGCAATCTGCTCTggaggctccttccctctcccccgcctccTGTCGATCCGCCTGGGGCCGCCCAACGCTGCATCGGCAGGCAGGAGACTCTGCCGTTCTgcgcccccccctccacccccagcttctCTTGCTACCTGTCTGGTTTGCAGACGGAGCTGCTGCAGCAGAACCTGCCCCCCAcgtcccttccctgagccctccGGGCCGGTGGCTTTATTTGAAATGCACGTGGGGATTTCTCAGCTGGGCTGtttggggtggagctgaggggtggggaaggggagccaGCCCTGAAGACTGGAGGCCTGCGATCTCCCCCAGACCAGGACAACAGAGTTAGTTTCCACGCCCGCCCCACCTTCC containing:
- the SHC2 gene encoding SHC-transforming protein 2 isoform X3, coding for MGCIEVLRSMRSLDFNTRTQVTREAINRLYEAVPGVKGAWKKKAPNKALFSILGKNNLHFAGMSITVNISIDGLNLMIPTTRQIIANHHMQSISFASGGDTDMTDYVAYVAKDPINQRACHILECCDGLAQSIINTVGQAFELRFKQYLHSPPKVVVPPDRVMGTEESAWGDEEEMAEHDYYNSIPGKEPPLGGLVDSRLRHGMLLGHAHSQPSCAGHFSQVGFPARRDQNSHPGSHWDGDAPGQSCDGYLQADSQPLGCRDYEEHMYVNTQCLDGWEHEESPPKDLFDMRPFEDALKLHESTVAGGASPPLEDQWPSPPTRKAPIAPTEEQLKREPWYHGKMSRREAEKLLQMDGDFLVRDSITNPGQYVLTGMNGGQPKHLLLVDPEGVVRTKDIRFESISHLINYHLKNEQPIVAAESELHLRQVVKRKQ